In Nocardioides sp. JS614, the sequence CTCGTAGGCGCCGAGCCGCTCCGCCTCGCGCTCCTGCTCCCGCAGCACCAGACCCGTCACCCCGACGACGCTGGTCGGTGGCAGGCCGCGCCGCACCCGGTCCTCGACCAGTGCGACGGCCTCGCGGCCGCGGTCCGGGGTGAAGTCGTCGGTGCGCCAGACCGGCTCGCGCCGGGTGACCCAGAGCGTGTCGGAGGCCACCGGTGCGACCTCGCCCAGCAGCTGGACGGCCGAGGCTCCACCACCCACGACGACCACCCGCCGGCCCCGGAAGTGCGCCGGACCGGGGTAGCCCCGCGTGTGCAGCTGCTCGCCACGGAAGTCGCCGATGCCCGGGTAGTACGGCAGGTGCGGCTGGGTCCAGGTGCCCGTGGCGTTGACGATCGTGCGGGCGGTCCGGCTGCGGTCCCCGGCGTGCACCACGAGCAGGTCGCCCACGGACTCCACCCGGTCGACCCGCACGGGCCGCAGGATCGGCAACCGGTGCTCGCGCTCATAGGCGTCGAAGTACGCCGGCACCACGGCGTTGGCCCGGCCGGCCCCGTCGGCAGGGGCGTCCGAGTCGGGCAGGGCCGCCACCCCGTGCACGTCGGCCATCGTCAGCGAGTCCCAGCGGTGCTGCCAGGCACCGCCCGGCGCCGGGGCCGCGTCGAGGACCACGTGGTCGATCCCGCGGCGGGTGAGGTGGTACGACGCGGACAGGCCGGCCTGGCCCGCACCGATCACCACCGCGTCGAGGATCTCCATGTCCTCTGAACGCACCGACCCGGCTGGTTAGTCCTGGGGCGCCACGGCCTGGGCGAGCCCGGCGGCGAGCGCGATCTCCACCATCGTCCCGAACGTCTGCTCGCGCTCCTGCGCGGACGTCTCCTCGCCGGTGACGACGTGGTCGCTGACCGTGCAGATCGTGAGTGCCCGCCGGCCGTGCTTGGCGGCCAGCGTGTAGAGCGCGCTCGCCTCCATCTCGACCGCCAGTACGCCGAAGTCGACCATGCGTGCGGCCAGCTCGGGCCTGGCGGGGTAGAACGAGTCGCTGCTGAAGATCAGCCCGACGTGCACCCCCTCGGCGAGCTGCTTCGCCGTGGCCGCGTCGTGGGCGGCGCGGAGCAGGCCGAAGTCGGCGACCGGCGCGTAGTCCAGCCCCTCGAACCGGATCCGGTTCATCGAGGAGTCGGTGCAGGCGCCCGAGGCGATCACGATGTCGCGTACGGCGAGCCGCTCGCTCAGCGCGCCGCACGAGCCGACCCGGATGATCGACTGCACGTCGTACTCCCGGAACAGCTCGTTGGCGTAGATCGCCAGCGACGGCTGGCCCATCCCGGAGCCCTGCACCGAGACGCGCTGACCCTGCCAGCTGCCGGTGTAGCCGTACATGCCGCGCACCTCGGTGTAGCAGCGCGCGTCGTCCAGGAACGTGTCTGCGATCCACCGGGCGCGCAGCGGGTCTCCGGGCATGAGGACGAGGGGGGCGATGTCGCCCGGCCGGGCGCCGATGTGGGTGCTCACGTAGGGCAAGGCTAGGGCTAACCTCGCCCGGGTGACGTATCCGCACCAGCAGCTCGCGGCCAACCCCCACGACCGCACCGCGCTGCACCGCGGCGACGACGAGTGGCTCGACCAGCGGTGGGCCGACCCCGAGTCGCGGGTGCTCGTCGTCTCCGGCACCCGGATCCGGCCCCGCGACGGCCAGGTCGAGTGGGTCTCGCCCGCGGAGGCGCCGGAGGGCCTTCGCGTGCTGCTGGGCGAGCGCGACGGGCGGGCGTGGTTCGCGGTGGTGACCGATGCGGCGCTCTCGAAGACCGGCGAACCGGGCGAGTGGACGCCACTGCGAGGCCTGCTGCCCCGGCTGGTCGAGGGCGCGGTCGACGACGCGGTCACCGGCGCCCCGCTGGTGTTCCACGCCCTCGGCCTGGCCGAGTGGCTCTTCGTGACCCGGTTCTGCCCGCGCTGCGGTGAGCCGCTGCGACCCCGGTCCTCGGGCCACGAGCTGGTCTGCGACAACGGGCACACCCAGTTCCCGCGCACCGACCCGGCCGTGATCATGCTCGTGACGTCGGGCGAGCCCGGGGTCGAGGACGAGCGCTGCCTCCTCGGCCGGCAGGCGGTCTGGCCCGAGGGGCGCTACTCGACCCTCGCCGGCTTCTGCGAGCCGGGCGAGACGCTCGAGGACGCCGTACGCCGGGAGGTCCTCGAGGAGGTCGGCATCCGGGTGGGCGATGTGGAGTACTTCGGCAACCAGCCCTGGCCGCTGCCCGCCAGCCTGATGCTGGGCTTCGTGGGCCGGGCGCTGACCACCGAGGTGCGCGTGGACGAGCACGAGATCGAGGACGCCCGCTGGTTCACCCGCGCCGAGATGAGGGCGCTGGCCGAGGCCGGCACCCTGGTCCTCCCCGGCGGCGTCTCGATCAGCCGGTCCCTGGTCGAGCACTGGTACGGCGGCCCGCTCCCCGGCCACTGGTAGCCGCGTCTCGCGGGATCGGACTCGTGGTCGGTCGTCCGACGACGTGGTTACGGTCGGCGCGGACGCCGAAGACCCCAACCCGCCGCCGGCGGGTCGATCACACGGAGAGCGCGGCGAGCTTCTCCTTGACCTGGGCCACGGACGGGTTGGTCTGGGCGGTGCCGTCGGGGTAGACGAGGGTGGGGACGGTCTGGTTGCCGTTGTTGGCGGACTCGACGATCTTGGCCGCCTCGGGGCTCTGCTCGATGTCGACGATCTCGTAGGCGATGTCCTCACGGTCGAGCTGGCTCTTGAGCCGGTGGCAGTAGCCGCACCACGGGGTCGTGTACATCGTGAAGGAGCTCATCTGGGACTGTCGCCTCCGGCGTCTAGGGTTTGACTGCACCCGGTCCAACGCCCCGTCCCTAGGAGATGTTCCCCCGAATGGCCACGCCCGCCGACCTGCTGACCGCGCTCGATCCCGAGCAGCGCCAGGTCGCGGAGGCACTGCGCGGGCCGGTCCGGGTGCTCGCCGGCGCGGGCACCGGCAAGACCCGCGCGATCACGCACCGGATCGCGTACGGCGTGGCCTCCGGGGTCTACGCGCCCACCGAGGTGCTCGCGGTCACGTTCACCACGCGAGCGGCCGGCGAGATGCGCAGTCGGCTGCGCGCCCTGGGCGCCGGCCCGGTCCAGGCCCGCACCTTCCACTCGGCCGCGCTGCGCCAGCTGCGCTACTTCTGGCCGACCTCCTATGGCACCGAGCTGCCCACGCTCATCGAGTCCAAGATCGGCCTGCTGGCCACGGCCGCCCGGCGCCAGCGGCTCAACGCCGACCAGGCGCTGCTGCGTGACCTGGCCTCGGAGGTCGAGTGGGCCAAGGTCAGCAACGTCCACCCGGACGAGTACCCCATCGTCGCCGCCCAGCGGGGCCGCAGCGTCTCGGGCCACGACCCCGACACCGTCGCCCGGGTCTTCGGGAGCTACGAGGAGGTCAAGCGCGGCCAGGGCCGGATGGACATGGAGGACGTCCTGCTGCTGACCGCCGGGCTGCTCGCCGAGGACGAGCGGGTCGCGGCCCAGGTGCGCCGCCAGTACAAGTGGTTCGTCGTCGACGAGTTCCAGGACGTCTCGCCGATCCAGTCCGCGCTCCTCGACCTGTGGCTCGGCGGCCGCGACGAGCTGTGCGTGGTCGGCGACCCGGCGCAGACCATCTACTCCTTCGCCGGGGCGAACGCCGCCTACCTGCGCGACTTCCCGACCCGCCACCCCGGCACGACCTCCATCGAGCTGGTCCGCAACTACCGCTCCACCCCCGAGGTCGTCGGGGCCGCCAACGCGCTGCTCGGCGGGTCCGCGAGCGCCGGCGTCCAGCTCCGGGCACAGCGGCCCTCGGGGCCGCCGGTCACCTACACGCCGCGGCCCGACGAGGTCGCCGAGGCCGAGTCGGTCGCCGCGCAGGTGCTCCGGCTGCGCGATGCCGGCCGCTCGCTCGGTGAGGTGGCCGTGCTGTTCCGCATCAACGCCCAGTCCGAGGCGTTCGAGGAGGCCCTGGCCGCGCGCGGCCTCCCGTACGTCGTGCGCGGCGCCGCTCGGTTCTTCGACCGGCCGGAGGTCCGCGAGGCGGTCACCCGGCTGCGTGGCGCGGCCCGATCCGGCGAGGCCGCCCGAGCCGCCGAGAGCGGCGACGGCGACTGGGTCGACGTGGTGCGGGCGATCCTGGCCGGCATGGGCTGGAGCCCGGAGGCACCCACGACCCGCGGCCAGACCCGCGACCGGTGGGAGTCCTGGCAGGCACTGGTGGACCAGGCCGCCCAGTTCGCCGCCGAGTCGGCACGCGACGGCGAGGCCGCCGACCTCGACGCGTTCGTCGACCACCTCGACCGGCGCGCCGCCGAGCAGCACGCCCCGGTCGCCGACGGGGTCACCCTCGCGACCTTCCACGCCGCCAAGGGCCTGGAGTGGGACTCGGTGTTCCTCTGTGGCCTCCAGGACGGCACCCTGCCCATAACCTACGCCGACACCCCGGCCGCGGTCGAGGAGGAGCGCCGGCTCCTCTACGTCGGCATCACCCGGGCCCGCGTCGACCTCACGCTGTCCTGGGCGCTCTCGCGCAACCCCGGCGGCCGCGCCTCCCGCAAGCCCTCGCGCTTCCTCGAGCCGCTGCTGCCTGACGACGCGCGCGCCACGCGCGAGCGGCCGCGCGGCCGCAAGGTCGCCAACTGTCGCGAGTGCGGGCGTCCGCTCGCCACCGGCCAGGAGCTCAAGCGCGGCCGCTGCGCGGACTGCCCGGCGTCGTACGACGAGGAGCTCTTCGAGCGACTGCGCGAGTGGCGCCGCGAGCGCGCCGGGGAGGAGAGCGTCCCCGCGTTCGTGGTCTTCACCGACGCCACCCTCCAGCTGATCGCCGAGCACAAGCCGCGCACACCGGAAGCGCTGCTGCGGATCAACGGGATCGGCCGGTCCAAGCTCGAGCGGTACGGCGACGAGGTGCTCACGGTCGTCGGCTGAGGTGCCCCGCCGAGACGCCTGCCGAGACGTCGGTCGAGGCGTCGAAGGCCCCCTCGGCGGCAACTCCTCCAGAAATTTCGCGAAATACCCACTAAATGGTTTGCCCATTACAGCGGGGAGACGATACGTTTCCTCAGAACCAACCGCACGCGCACACGGTCCTGGCAAGATCGGCGCCCGACGCACCGAAGGAGGTGGCCTCGTGAACAGCATCAAGCTCCGGAAGACGGCTCAGACCCCGTCGCCCTTCGGCATGCCCATTTCCGGCCACGCCTTCGGCGTGACCACGCGTGCCACCGATCGCTGCGCCGCCGCCACGCTCGTCGTGCGCGACCGCGAGGCCGTCATCGGCAGCACCACGGGCACCGCTGAGGACGCGGGTCTCACCCAGTCCTACTTCCCGGGAACCCCTGCCTGGAGACCACCGACCTGTTGACACCCAACAGCCATCGGCAGCCTCCAGGCCGCGGACCCGAACCCCGGGATCCGCGGCCTTCTTGTTTCTCAAGACGGAACAAGAGTCCGGCCAGCACCGCACACCCAACGCGATCAGGTCAGAAGAAGGAGGTGAAACATGACCATCAGTGAACTCGTCCGCACCGATGGGGCTGCCGAGGTGACCCTGGGCCAGCTGCACGACCAGGCCCTCCAGGTCGACGACGAGCTGCTCCCGTGCCGGGCCAACAACCCCGAGCTCTGGTTCGCCGAGTCGCCCAGCGACGTGGAGCACGCCAAGACGCTGTGCCAGGACTGCCCGGTCCGGGCCATGTGCCTTGACGGCGCGCTCGAACGCCGCGAGCCCTGGGGAGTCTGGGGAGGCCAGCTCTTCCTCCAGGGAGTGGTGATCCCCCGCAAGCGGCCCCGGGGCCGGCCTCGCAAGAACGAGGTCGCGGCCTGACCCACGCCGACCGACGCACCACCGCTGCACCCGCAGCACCGATCGTCCATCTTCGACAACGACGTCAAAGGAAACCGACATGATCCACAGCCACGACCTCCTGGCACGAGCGCACGTAGCCGCTCGCTTGGGTGAGGCGCAGCAGTGCCGACCGGGCCGCCAGCTGACCCGCGTGGTCCACTCGGGCCGCAGGGCCGAGCAGCTCGCTCAGCAGGCCCGTCTCGCCATCGCCCGCACGCTCTGAGCGTGCTGCCACCGAACACGAAAGCCCGACTTTCCCATGAAGAACACCCAGACCACTGACCCGAACGGAACCATCGAGATGAATCTCCTCCACGAAAACCTGGCCAGAGCGCAAATGTCCGAGCGCCTGGGAGAGGCGCGGCAGCTCCGGCGCGGCCACCAGCTGGCCCGTGCCCGTCGGCTCAGCCGCAAGGCCGAGCAGGCAGCGCAGCAGGCTCGGCTGGCCCTCGCCCGCGCGCTGTAGTACCAGTCCGGACTCACCCCTTCCCTGATCGCGGGTGCTGAGAAGAGAGCCGGGTACGACGACCGTCGTACCCGGCTCTCGCCATGTCCGGGGCTACCCTGGCGGGGTGATGACCTGCGACTTCTGCGGGCGTCAGGAGGCCGACGAGGCCAAGACGCTGACCTGGAGCACCGCGGTCGAGAACGGCCGCAGGCGGGTGTACTGCGAGGAGTGCTCCCGGGCCAACCTGCGCGCCATGGAGGGCAAGCTCGACAGCGAGTACTGGTGAGGCGGCAACGACCTGCGCGGTGCCGCGCTCGGCTCACCCCACCAGCCCCTGCGCCCAGGAGCAACCGCAGTGCGGGTGCCGGCTCCAGGCGTGCCGCACGGGCTCGAGGTCGAGCCCCACGGTGACCGTCGCCGACCAGGTCGTCGGCGAGCCCCCCGCGAGGTAGCAGAGCACGTCGCGCACCGCCCAGGCCGCGGCGATCGTCCGCAACGCCGGGTCGTCCGGACCGCCCGGCCGCCCGCCGAGCTGCTCGACGACGACCGCCCGCCGCGGGTCGTGCTCGCCGCGGTGGGCGTCGACACAGCGCAGGCACGCCGTCGCCCCCGGCACCACGAACGGACCGATGGTGTAGCCGAGCGCGGACCCGGTGACCACCAGGTGCGGCCGGCCGTCCCGGACCTGGGCGTCGACGTCGCCGCGCCGGGCCTCGCCGTCGGCCAGCAGCAGCGCCACCGCCCCGTCGTCCCCGGCCCCCGGGCACCCGGCCGCGCGCAGCATCCGGCGGGCCTCCGTGGCCGCCGGGCCGCTGCCGTGCACGGCCACGGCCGCCTGCGGCGCCGGCGCGGCCGCGTCCACCAGCATGCCGGCGCGCGTGAGGGCGAGCAGGACCCGGTGGGCCTCGGGGCTCTGCGGTGTCGGCGGCCGACCGGCCAGGAGGTCGTCGAGGAGGCGCTGCACGTCCGGCCGGTCGGGGACCACCAGGCGCCAGGGCGGGTCGACGCCGATCTGCAGGTGCTGGTCGTCACGACGTACGACGTGGAGGCCGGGGCGCAGGAGGCTCATGACTCCCGTCTACCCGCTCCGGTCGGATCCGGCGCACTGCCTCCACAGGCGCGGAGCCGGCAGGACGGCGACGGCGGCGCCGCCCGGTCTCGAGGACCGGGGCGACGCCGCCGTCGTCAGAAAATCGGGGCGCTACGCGCGGAAGTGTCGCGTCACGCCTTGCCGAGGATGCGGTTGAGGTTGGTGCCGCACACCGGGCAGACGGCCTTCGCCATCCGGGTGCCCTTGTCGTTCACCTTGACCTCGCCCTCGGCCTCGCGCTTCTCCTTGCACTTCACGCAGTAGAACTCGCCGCTCCAGGTCTCCGCCATGACGGCCTCCTTGCCTATGTATAACTGGTCGTCGCGACGGGGCAGAGGGGAAGACCCGCCGGAAGTCCGGCGACGGGTGCCGCCGAACCGACACAGACCCTACGGCACCAGCGGTGAGATGCGTGTCAGGCGCACCGTGAGCGGTGAATCGGGTCACGGCGCGTCGCGGCGGCGATCAGTACGTTGGGCCCCATGCCTGAGCCCACGACCGCGTCCGCGACCGCCCCGACGCCCACCCCACCGGACCTCACCGACCTGCGCCTCGAGCGGCCCTCCGACGGGGTCGCCGTGCTCACCCTCGACAACCCCGACCAGCGCAACGCGATGTCGGATGCGATGACCTCCTCATGGGTCCGGGCGATCGACGCCCTGGCCGCCGACTCGTCGGTGCGGGTCGTGGTGGTCACCGGCGGGGGCTCGGCGTTCTGCTCCGGCGGCAACACCTCGTGGATCGCGAGCGAGCCGGACGCGACCGTCGACGAGCTGCGCACCCGGATGGTCGCGTTCTACCGGGCCTGGCTGTCGATCCGGCGCCTCGAGGTGCCGACGATCGCGGCCGTCAACGGCCCCGCGATCGGCGCGGGCCTGTGCCTGGCCCTCGCCTGCGACGTGCGGTACGCCGCCGCCGGCGCGCGGCTCGGCGCTCCGTTCGTCAAGCTCGGCATGCACGCCGGCATGGCCGGGACCTACCTGCTGCCGAACGTCGTGGGGGAGGCACACGCCCGCGACCTCCTGCTGACCGGGCGGGTCGTCGACGCCGACGAGGCACTGCGCCTGGGCCTGGTCTCCCGGGTGATCGAGCCGGAGTCCTTCCGCGACGAGGTCCTGGCGACCGCCGCGGGGATCGCGGCCACCGCCCCGATCGCCAGCCGACTCACCAAGCTGGCGCTCGCCGACGGCGGCCACGCGGACTTCGAGAGCTGCCTGCAGTGGGAGGCGCTCGCCCAGCCCGTCACGCTGGCCACCGCGGACCTCCAGGAGGGCATCCGGGCCGCGCAGGAGAAGCGGGCGGCGGTCTTCACCGGCCGTTGACGTGAGCAGGGACGTGAGGAGGCCCCCGGCCGCATCTGGACACTTGCCTTCCCCTTGCGAGTGTCCGTCCGCGGCCGAGGGCCTCATCTGCGCCCCACGCTAGGAGGCGCACCGGACGAGGGTCAACGCGGCGCCACCCCACCCTGTGGACAAGCCTGTGGACAAAGCTGTGGAGGAGCGGCCGTGCCGGTGGAGGAGGCCGGATCGATCCTGGAACAGGCTGTGGACAGCTCGGCTCGGGGACACCGGCGCTCCCGTCGTACTCGGCGCTGACCAGGGAGAATGGCTGTCCACCGGGTGTGGACGAAAGAAAACTGGGCCAACCAGCGGGAGAACCGACGCGAGAGAGAGGTCAGCGGCGTGCCGGACCAGACAGCGGGCGACGAGTACGGCGCCGGGCCGGTCGCCGCCCTGCGCCGGATCGCGTTCCTGCTCGAGCGCGGCCGGGAGGACACCTACAAGGTCAAGGCGTTCCGCGGTGCCGCTGCCGCGATCCTGCCGCTGACGGCCGAGCAGGTCGCCGCGGCGGTCGAGGACGGCAGCCTGACGTCGCTGCCGGGTGTCGGTGCGAGCACGGCCCGGGTCATCGCCGATGCCGTGCGCGGGGTGCTGCCGACCCGGCTGGCCGAGCTCGAGCGCGAGCACGGCGGTGACCTGGCGAGCGGCGGCCAGGGGCTCCGCGCCGCCCTGCGCGGCGACCTGCACTCCCACTCCGACTGGTCCGACGGCGGCTCGCCGATCGAGGAGATGGCGTTCACGGCCATCGAGCTCGGCCACGACTACCTGGTGCTCACCGACCACTCGCCGCGGCTGACCGTCGCGCACGGCCTCAGCGCCGAGCGGTTGACCCGCCAGCTGGGCGTGGTCGACGCGGTCAACCGGCACCTCTCCGGGGTCGACGACTCCTTCACGCTGCTCAAGGGGATCGAGGTCGACATCCTCGACGACGGCTCGCTGGACCAGGACGACGACCTGCTGGCGCAGCTCGACGTCCGGGTCGCGAGCGTGCACTCCAAGCTCAAGATGGAGCCGGCGGACATGACCCGGCGGATGATCGGCGCGATCCGCAACCCGCGCACCAACGTCCTCGGTCACTGCACCGGCCGGCTGGTGACCGGCAACCGCGGCACCCGCCCGGGCTCCCGTTTCGACGCGGGTGCGGTGTTCGAGGCCTGCGCGGAGCACGACGTCGCGGTCGAGATCAACTCCCGGCCCGAGCGGCGGGACCCGCCGACGGCGCTGCTGGAGCTGGCCCGGGACGCCGGCTGCGTGTTCTCCATCGACAGCGACGCCCACGCCCCCGGGCAGCTGGACTTCCTGGTCTACGGCTGCGAGCGGGCCGAGGCGGCCGGCATCGACCCGGACCGGATCGTCAACACCTGGCCGCGGGAGCGGTTGCTGGCCTGGGCGAGGAAGTAGCGTTCGGCCATGGGACGTCCCGAGGTGGAGGTGCGGCGCTCGAAGCGGCGTCGCCGTACCGTCTCGGCCTACCGCGACGGTGACCGCGTCGTCGTGATGATCCCGGCCTCGCTCTCGCGCCGCGAGGAGGCGGAGTGGGTGGAGAAGATGCTCACCCGGCTGGAGCGGTCCGAGAGCCGGCGCCGGCCCAGCGACGGCGACCTGATGCGCCGGGCCCGCGACCTCAGCGACAGCTACCTCGGCGGGCTGGCGACCCCGGAGTCCGTGCGCTGGGTCGACAACCAGCAGACCCGGTGGGGCTCGTGCACCCCCGGCGACCGCACCATCCGGCTCTCGGCGCGGTTGCAGGGGATGCCGTCGTGGGTGGTCGACTACGTGCTCGTCCACGAGCTCGCGCACCTGCTCGAGCCCGGGCACGACGCGAACTTCTGGGCCTGGGTGGACCGCTATCCGCGCGCCGAGCGCGCCAAGGGCTACCTGGTCGGCTGGTCGACCGCCGCCCGGCTCGATCCGCCGCCCGGCGAGGAGATCGACTAGGGCGCTACCCGGGCCCGCGCCAGCTCGACCAGCTCCACCAGGTCGGCCTCCGGGTCGGGCAGCGCGTCGAGGGGCCACCAGCGCAGGTCGAGCGACTCCTCGCTGATCGCGTGCACGGCGTCCGGGGGAGCGACCGCGACGAACCGCACGTCGAGGTGGTGCACCGGCCGGCCCGGCCCGTTGGAGCCGCAGAAGGGTACGGCGTGCTCGCTGAGCTGCACCGGCACCGGGTCGAGCCGCAGCCCGGCCAGCCCGGACTCCTCGGCCGCCTCCCGCAGCGCGGCCCCGGCCAGCGTGGCGTCGCCGGGCTCGCAGTGCCCGCCGAGCTGGAACCAGGCGTGCGCCTTGGCGTGCAGGGTGAGCAGGGCGGTGCTGTGGTCCGCGGCCAGCACCAGCGTGCTCGCGGTGAGGTGGTCGGGCCGGCAGGCCCGGTCCAGCCCGTCGGCATGGGCGAGCAGGTGCTCGACGTACCGCTGGCGGAGCGCCTCCTGGGCGTGCCCGGGGGCCCGCCAGCCGGTCAGCACCGCCAGCGCGTCGGCGTGCAGGTCGAGGGGGAGCGTCACTCGTCGGGAGAGTCGAGCAGCTTCTTCAGCTCGGCGTCGAAGTCCTCGTCGCTGAGCTCGGGCAGCGCCGTGGCGTCCTCGCGGAAGCCGAGCGGGTCGTCGAGATCGGCCGCGGTGGGGAGGAGGTCCGGGTGCATCCAGACACCGTCGCGGGCCTCGACGCCCTGCCGGGTCCGCAGCGAGCCCCACAGCGTCGACGCGTCTCGCAGCCGGCGGGGGCGCAGCTCCAGCCCGACGAGGTTCGCGAACGTCTCCTCGGCCGGCCCGCCCGCGGCGCGGCGCCGGCGGAACGCCTCCTGCAGCTTGGCCGCCGCCGGCATCCGCTCGGCGGTGGCCTGGCCGACGACCTCGTCGACCCAGCCCTCGACCAGCGCCAGGGTCACCTCGAGGCGCTGCAGCGCGGCCTCCTGCGCCGGCGAGCGCGGGATGTCGAACATGCCGCCCTCGAGGAGCTGCTGCATCGACTCCGGGTTGGTCGGGTCGATCCCGCGCATCTGCTCCTCGATCCGCGACTGGATGCCTGCGGCGTTGATCTCGATGCCGCGGGCGTAGTCGGCGACCGCGCCGATCAGGTGGTCGCGCAGCCACGGCACATGGGCGAACAGCCGCTGGTGGGCGGCCTCGCGCAGCGCGAGGTAGAGGAGGACGTCGTCCTGGCTCACGTCCAGGCCGTCGGCGAACGTCGCGACGTTGGCCGGCACCAGCGCGGCCTTGCCCGGTGCGGCCAGCGGCAGCCCGATGTCGGAGACGCTGAGCACCTCCGCGGCCAAGGCGCCGAGGCCGGAGCCGACCTGGGAGGCGAGCATGCCGCCGACGGCCTGGCCGAGGATGCCGAGCAGCGGACCGGACATGGCGCGGGCCTCCTCGGGCAGCGCGCCGCCGAGCGCCTGCACCGACGACTCCGCGATCGGCTCGACGAGCACCTTCCACACGTCGGTGGTGCCGACCACCCACTCCGCGCGGCTCCAGGCCGCGGTGGAGGTGACGCCGGAGGGGAAGGTGGTGGTGTCGTCGAGCCAGTGGTCGGCGAGCCGGACGGAGTCCGCGACCGCGTCCCGCTGCTTCTGGCTCGGCGTCGGGTCGGGGGACTGGGCCACGGTCTTGCGGGCGATGTCCAGCGCGAAGTCCCAGTTGACCGGGCCCTCGTGCGGCTGCATGAGGAACTGGATCTGGCTGAAGAGCTGGCCCAGGTCGGGGAGCCCGGCCGCACCGGCACCGCCGGCTGCGCCGCCGAGGGCGCCGAAGAGCTGTTCGAAGGGCGTGCCCTTGAACGGGTTCTGGCCGCGCTCGGGACCCGGGTCGCTGCCCTCGTCGGGCGTCTCGCCCGGCTTGTCGTTCATGGCTCCACGGTACGCGGCCCCCGGTCACCTCGGGGCCGCTGTGTTCTATGGTCACGTCGTGAGCTCTGCCGTTCGTCTCGTGGCCCTGCGCGAGTCCCCGCTCGACGTCGCCGAGGTGGTCGCCGCGCTCGACGACGACGCCTCCGGCGGCCTGACCCTGTTCGTCGGCCGGGTCCGGGACCACGACGGCGGCAAGGACGTCGACGGCCTCGAGTACTCCGCCCACCCGACGGCGCTCGACCGGCTGCGCGAGGTGTGCGAACGGGTGGCGGAGGAGTACGACGTGCACGGGGTCGCGGCCGTGCACCGCACCGGCACCCTCGGGATCGGCGACATCGCGGTCGTCGTCGCCACCACCGCCGCCCACCGCGGCGAGGCGTTCGTGGCCTCGAAGGCGCTGATCGACACGCTCAAGGCCGAGGTGCCGATCTGGAAGCACCAGCGGTTCGGCGACGGCACCGACGAGTGGGTCGGCACCCCCTAGCCGCGTCTCGCGCGTCGACTTCGTCGCCGCGTGGGCCGCGGGTCGCTCTCGGGTCGGCCGCCACGCGGTGTGGTGACGGTCGGCGCGTCGGCTGCGGGCCACCGGCTGCGCGCCTAGCCTGTGAGCGTGGAGATCCTGCTCTGGCTGGTGCCCTCGGTCCTCGTCACGGTCGTGGCGATGCTCTGGGTCGCCTGGCTCGGCCGCGAGGGTCGCGGCGAGGTCGACCGGGAGGTCGCCGTACGCCGGCTGGCCGCGGCGCTGGAGCCCGATCCGCGCCGACGGCGCCGGCCCACGCCCGGGTACGCCGCGCCACCGCCGGCGGTCGACCGCTCCACCGGCATCGCCGTACGCCCCTCCCGCCGCGTGGGCTAGGCGGTATCTGACAGGCTTGCGCCATGACGCAGCGCACCCTGGCCGGGCTCCTCGCCGTGCCGCTGCTGATCGGGCTGTGGGTGACGGCTGCGCTCAAGCCGCTGCCGTTCGTCACCTACGAGCCGGGGCTCACCCTGGACGTGCTGGGGACCAACCAGGAGGGCAAGGAGATCATCGAGGTCAGCGGGCACCCGGTCTACCGCGACGCGGGCGAGCTCCGGATGACCACGGTGTACGTGTCCCAGCC encodes:
- a CDS encoding FAD-dependent oxidoreductase, with product MEILDAVVIGAGQAGLSASYHLTRRGIDHVVLDAAPAPGGAWQHRWDSLTMADVHGVAALPDSDAPADGAGRANAVVPAYFDAYEREHRLPILRPVRVDRVESVGDLLVVHAGDRSRTARTIVNATGTWTQPHLPYYPGIGDFRGEQLHTRGYPGPAHFRGRRVVVVGGGASAVQLLGEVAPVASDTLWVTRREPVWRTDDFTPDRGREAVALVEDRVRRGLPPTSVVGVTGLVLREQEREAERLGAYERHPMFVRIEPDGVRMPDGTLWAADAIVWATGFRAAIGHLAPLRLRSTHGGIQLDHAGTTALADARVQLVGYGPSASTIGANRAGRAAARGVAAWLDRARVAGDVSTA
- the deoD gene encoding purine-nucleoside phosphorylase, whose translation is MSTHIGARPGDIAPLVLMPGDPLRARWIADTFLDDARCYTEVRGMYGYTGSWQGQRVSVQGSGMGQPSLAIYANELFREYDVQSIIRVGSCGALSERLAVRDIVIASGACTDSSMNRIRFEGLDYAPVADFGLLRAAHDAATAKQLAEGVHVGLIFSSDSFYPARPELAARMVDFGVLAVEMEASALYTLAAKHGRRALTICTVSDHVVTGEETSAQEREQTFGTMVEIALAAGLAQAVAPQD
- the nudC gene encoding NAD(+) diphosphatase — translated: MTYPHQQLAANPHDRTALHRGDDEWLDQRWADPESRVLVVSGTRIRPRDGQVEWVSPAEAPEGLRVLLGERDGRAWFAVVTDAALSKTGEPGEWTPLRGLLPRLVEGAVDDAVTGAPLVFHALGLAEWLFVTRFCPRCGEPLRPRSSGHELVCDNGHTQFPRTDPAVIMLVTSGEPGVEDERCLLGRQAVWPEGRYSTLAGFCEPGETLEDAVRREVLEEVGIRVGDVEYFGNQPWPLPASLMLGFVGRALTTEVRVDEHEIEDARWFTRAEMRALAEAGTLVLPGGVSISRSLVEHWYGGPLPGHW
- a CDS encoding mycoredoxin — its product is MSSFTMYTTPWCGYCHRLKSQLDREDIAYEIVDIEQSPEAAKIVESANNGNQTVPTLVYPDGTAQTNPSVAQVKEKLAALSV
- a CDS encoding ATP-dependent DNA helicase UvrD2 gives rise to the protein MATPADLLTALDPEQRQVAEALRGPVRVLAGAGTGKTRAITHRIAYGVASGVYAPTEVLAVTFTTRAAGEMRSRLRALGAGPVQARTFHSAALRQLRYFWPTSYGTELPTLIESKIGLLATAARRQRLNADQALLRDLASEVEWAKVSNVHPDEYPIVAAQRGRSVSGHDPDTVARVFGSYEEVKRGQGRMDMEDVLLLTAGLLAEDERVAAQVRRQYKWFVVDEFQDVSPIQSALLDLWLGGRDELCVVGDPAQTIYSFAGANAAYLRDFPTRHPGTTSIELVRNYRSTPEVVGAANALLGGSASAGVQLRAQRPSGPPVTYTPRPDEVAEAESVAAQVLRLRDAGRSLGEVAVLFRINAQSEAFEEALAARGLPYVVRGAARFFDRPEVREAVTRLRGAARSGEAARAAESGDGDWVDVVRAILAGMGWSPEAPTTRGQTRDRWESWQALVDQAAQFAAESARDGEAADLDAFVDHLDRRAAEQHAPVADGVTLATFHAAKGLEWDSVFLCGLQDGTLPITYADTPAAVEEERRLLYVGITRARVDLTLSWALSRNPGGRASRKPSRFLEPLLPDDARATRERPRGRKVANCRECGRPLATGQELKRGRCADCPASYDEELFERLREWRRERAGEESVPAFVVFTDATLQLIAEHKPRTPEALLRINGIGRSKLERYGDEVLTVVG
- a CDS encoding WhiB family transcriptional regulator — translated: MTISELVRTDGAAEVTLGQLHDQALQVDDELLPCRANNPELWFAESPSDVEHAKTLCQDCPVRAMCLDGALERREPWGVWGGQLFLQGVVIPRKRPRGRPRKNEVAA
- a CDS encoding DUF5679 domain-containing protein, with product MAETWSGEFYCVKCKEKREAEGEVKVNDKGTRMAKAVCPVCGTNLNRILGKA